From Eleftheria terrae, the proteins below share one genomic window:
- a CDS encoding D-amino acid aminotransferase — MQALPDSLCYLNGEYLRLCDAKVSVLDRGFIFGDGVYEVIPVYGQRLFRFQEHLSRLERSLAKVRIPNPHTEVEWLERMRRLVTEQASHSDAPDHLVYLQVTRGVALREHVMLEGLTPTVFMMISPLRPASTEQRRQGVACISARDFRWQRGDVKSTSLLGNVLARQISADQGAAETILFRDGFLTEASSSNVWIVHEGAVLGPPKSEHVLEGIRYGLIAELCDELNIGFNLRPISETEVNSADEIFLSSATKEVLPVTRLDGEPVGHGAGKGKPGPIYARLYEAYQRAKAEQSL, encoded by the coding sequence ATGCAAGCCCTGCCCGACAGCCTGTGTTACCTCAACGGCGAGTACCTGCGCCTGTGCGACGCGAAAGTGTCGGTGCTCGACCGCGGATTCATCTTCGGCGACGGCGTCTACGAGGTGATCCCGGTCTACGGCCAGCGCCTGTTCCGGTTCCAGGAGCACCTGTCGCGGCTGGAGCGTTCGCTGGCCAAGGTGCGCATCCCGAACCCGCACACCGAAGTCGAATGGCTGGAGCGCATGCGCCGCCTGGTGACGGAGCAGGCCTCGCACTCCGATGCGCCCGACCACCTGGTCTACCTGCAGGTGACGCGCGGCGTCGCGCTGCGCGAGCATGTGATGCTGGAGGGCCTGACGCCCACCGTGTTCATGATGATCAGCCCGTTGCGGCCGGCCAGCACCGAGCAGCGCCGCCAGGGCGTGGCCTGCATCAGTGCGCGCGACTTCCGCTGGCAGCGCGGCGACGTCAAGTCGACCTCGCTGCTGGGCAATGTGCTGGCGCGGCAGATCTCGGCCGACCAGGGCGCAGCCGAAACCATCTTGTTCCGCGACGGCTTCCTGACCGAGGCCTCGTCGAGCAACGTCTGGATCGTGCACGAAGGCGCGGTGCTCGGCCCGCCGAAAAGCGAGCATGTGCTCGAAGGCATACGCTATGGGCTGATCGCCGAGCTGTGCGACGAGCTGAACATCGGCTTCAACCTGCGGCCCATCTCGGAGACCGAGGTGAACAGCGCCGACGAGATTTTCCTGTCGTCCGCCACCAAGGAAGTGTTGCCGGTCACGCGCCTGGACGGCGAACCGGTCGGCCACGGGGCTGGAAAAGGCAAACCCGGCCCCATCTATGCCCGCCTGTACGAGGCCTACCAGCGGGCCAAAGCGGAGCAGTCCCTATGA
- a CDS encoding c-type cytochrome, producing the protein MKLLRPCALWRALLPAALAWPGLAAGCTPPGTSAAPAGPAGPPSAATPAACGPAPPLEAAAAAAQGRALYQGQRPLQGRIAGHPQALPPAAAACAGCHQAARSGPVPSLAPRLTAAYLLQPRPRRNGPPSAYNAASLCAALRSGVDPAFVTLLRSMPRYDLTDAQCDALWAYLTTPLPKAARHDLPPGPSPAR; encoded by the coding sequence ATGAAGCTGCTGCGTCCATGCGCCCTCTGGCGGGCGCTGCTGCCGGCCGCGCTGGCGTGGCCGGGGCTGGCGGCCGGCTGCACGCCGCCGGGCACCAGCGCCGCGCCGGCGGGGCCGGCCGGGCCCCCGTCGGCCGCCACACCGGCCGCCTGCGGCCCGGCGCCGCCGCTCGAGGCTGCAGCGGCCGCCGCCCAGGGCCGCGCCCTCTACCAGGGGCAGCGGCCACTGCAGGGCCGCATCGCCGGCCACCCGCAGGCGCTGCCGCCCGCGGCCGCCGCCTGCGCCGGCTGCCATCAGGCAGCACGGTCGGGCCCGGTGCCCTCGCTGGCGCCCCGGTTGACCGCGGCCTACCTGCTGCAGCCGCGGCCGCGCCGCAACGGGCCGCCGTCCGCGTACAACGCCGCGAGCCTGTGCGCAGCGCTGCGCAGCGGCGTCGATCCCGCCTTCGTCACCCTGCTGCGCAGCATGCCGCGCTACGACCTGACCGATGCGCAATGCGACGCGCTGTGGGCCTACCTGACCACGCCCTTGCCGAAAGCCGCCCGCCATGACCTTCCACCCGGCCCTTCCCCGGCCCGCTGA
- a CDS encoding helix-turn-helix domain-containing protein, translating to MTSPSASLSLRRYGASPGSHSHSHFQLLWGWQGVLELDIEGRGSRMTAGRLAVIGPGERHDFWSIAGSRCFVIDCGDALPQLDRLANRVLDTAPATQDLLAFLAAHGDSEAARQAGAALLLATLPAGSRHDQRPTTPGRRIDWPALDRWIDARLAEPLSVAQLALQACLSPSQFAARCVAERGLAPIAYVRERRLRRARRLRAEGWPVQQVALHCGYRSPSALTAALRRTAGPAA from the coding sequence ATGACCAGCCCATCCGCCTCGCTCAGCCTGCGCCGCTACGGTGCCTCGCCCGGCAGCCACAGCCATTCGCACTTCCAGCTGCTGTGGGGCTGGCAAGGCGTGCTGGAGCTGGACATCGAAGGACGGGGCAGCCGCATGACGGCCGGTCGACTGGCGGTCATCGGCCCCGGCGAGCGGCACGACTTCTGGTCGATCGCCGGCAGCCGCTGCTTCGTGATCGACTGCGGCGACGCACTGCCCCAACTCGACCGGCTGGCGAACCGGGTGCTGGACACCGCCCCGGCCACGCAGGACCTGCTGGCCTTCCTGGCCGCCCACGGCGACAGCGAAGCGGCACGCCAGGCTGGCGCCGCCCTGTTGCTCGCCACCTTGCCCGCGGGCAGCCGCCACGACCAGCGGCCGACCACGCCGGGACGCCGCATCGACTGGCCCGCGCTCGACCGCTGGATCGATGCGCGCCTGGCGGAACCGCTGTCGGTGGCACAGCTGGCGCTGCAGGCCTGCCTCAGCCCCTCGCAGTTCGCCGCCCGCTGCGTGGCCGAACGCGGCCTGGCGCCGATCGCCTATGTGCGCGAGCGTCGCCTGCGCCGGGCGCGCCGGCTGCGGGCCGAGGGCTGGCCGGTGCAGCAGGTCGCGCTGCACTGCGGCTACCGCTCGCCCTCGGCGCTGACCGCCGCGCTGCGCCGCACCGCGGGGCCGGCCGCCTGA
- a CDS encoding SCO family protein → MTFHPALPRPAEPSRRRCLAWLAAGWLAPDQLVADEAMGPVEPPLRAPDLPLRLDDGRAARLPALLAGKRSALQFMFTGCTSICPVQGALFAEAQRRLLSVPPAGASVQLLSLSIDPLGDDPPALAAWRRRHGAGPAWRAAVPPVREAGRVRAWFDTGVPERDAHTTQVYIFDHEARLVWRTGELPSPAEIVAHLSR, encoded by the coding sequence ATGACCTTCCACCCGGCCCTTCCCCGGCCCGCTGAACCGTCCCGTCGTCGTTGCCTCGCCTGGCTGGCCGCCGGATGGCTGGCACCCGACCAGCTGGTCGCCGACGAGGCCATGGGCCCGGTCGAGCCGCCGCTGCGGGCGCCAGACCTGCCGCTGCGCCTGGACGACGGCCGGGCCGCCCGGCTGCCAGCCTTGCTGGCCGGCAAGCGCAGCGCGCTGCAGTTCATGTTCACCGGCTGCACCTCGATCTGCCCGGTGCAGGGCGCCCTGTTCGCCGAGGCGCAGCGCCGGCTGCTGTCCGTCCCGCCAGCCGGCGCGTCGGTGCAGCTGCTGTCGCTGAGCATCGACCCGCTGGGCGACGATCCACCCGCATTGGCCGCCTGGCGCCGCCGGCACGGCGCCGGCCCGGCCTGGCGGGCAGCCGTGCCGCCGGTGCGCGAGGCCGGCCGGGTGCGCGCCTGGTTCGACACGGGCGTGCCGGAGCGTGATGCCCACACCACCCAGGTCTACATCTTCGACCACGAGGCCCGGCTGGTGTGGCGCACCGGCGAGCTGCCCAGCCCGGCCGAGATCGTGGCGCACTTGAGCCGCTGA
- a CDS encoding RICIN domain-containing protein has translation MNKSLMWRVLPYVGAAIATSPASQAQVATPYTTVTAAHSAKCLRIAQDATDPDSAVVQFTCEGSPQDRWSVEPVGSAWRLVLQGTGQCMGVWQAAMSDGAAVVQMPCENQPAQLWRIRTEGATARLQALHSELCLTVPGSAMQDGAALVQSSCSGSTAQAFRFTAGWFGDAAPASIVVKHSGMCLQVRDASSAQEADVVQVPCNGAAAAHERWRLQPEEIGFRVVAEHSGQCLSVARASYRSGAALVQAPCNGRLHQRWRLLPSSGGGYRLVALHSGMCLDVPNSSREVGSRLIQHRCHGGANQRWTLAAPSRPARWSEVIPLSIVPVAAAHLPDGKLLTWSAYDRLNFGGDHGYTYTVIFDPATLTGSERVVSETGHDMFCPGIANLADGRILVNGGSSTARTSIYDPATATWSADAQMNIGRGYEGTTLLANGSVLTLGGSWSGGQGGKDGERWTAGSGWQRLPGVPVGPVVGDDPEGIYRADNHLWLLTLAGGRVLHAGPSASMNWIDADGEGSITSAGRRGDDAYAINGNAVLYDVGRILKVGGAPAYQRGIATNTAHVIEHNGQLSVRQAAPMAYARGMHNSVVLPTGEVLVIGGVAQPASFTDDRSVLVPELWNPQTELFTRLPPMRTPRNYHSVALLLQDGRVFAGGGGLCGPCAVNHPNAEVLTPPYLLNADGSPATRPAITAAPASARHGEVISASTDMPVSGFALIRLSSVTHSVNNDQRRIPLRAFSSDGQNYSLTLPADPGVATPGLYMLFAISSQGVPSVARVLLLRLG, from the coding sequence ATGAATAAATCGCTCATGTGGCGGGTGCTGCCGTACGTCGGCGCGGCAATTGCTACCAGCCCCGCCAGTCAGGCTCAGGTCGCCACCCCGTACACCACCGTGACGGCCGCGCACAGCGCCAAATGCCTGCGCATCGCGCAGGACGCCACCGACCCGGACAGCGCCGTGGTCCAGTTCACCTGCGAAGGCAGCCCTCAGGACCGCTGGTCGGTCGAGCCGGTCGGCTCGGCATGGCGGCTGGTGTTGCAGGGCACCGGCCAGTGCATGGGGGTCTGGCAGGCAGCGATGTCCGATGGCGCGGCGGTGGTGCAGATGCCGTGCGAGAACCAGCCGGCCCAGCTGTGGCGCATCCGTACCGAGGGCGCGACCGCCCGCTTGCAGGCGCTGCACAGCGAGTTGTGCCTGACGGTGCCCGGCAGCGCGATGCAGGACGGCGCAGCACTGGTGCAATCGAGCTGCAGCGGCTCCACCGCGCAGGCCTTCCGTTTCACTGCCGGCTGGTTCGGCGATGCCGCACCGGCCAGCATCGTCGTCAAGCACAGCGGCATGTGCCTGCAGGTGCGCGACGCCTCCAGCGCGCAGGAGGCCGACGTCGTCCAGGTACCGTGCAACGGCGCGGCAGCGGCGCACGAGCGCTGGCGGCTGCAGCCGGAGGAGATCGGCTTCCGGGTGGTGGCCGAGCACAGCGGCCAGTGCCTCTCGGTGGCGCGCGCGTCCTACCGCTCCGGCGCTGCGCTGGTGCAGGCCCCTTGCAACGGCCGCCTGCACCAGCGCTGGCGGCTGCTGCCCAGCAGCGGTGGCGGCTACCGGCTGGTGGCGCTGCACAGCGGCATGTGCCTGGACGTGCCCAACTCCTCGCGCGAGGTCGGCAGCCGGCTCATCCAGCACCGCTGCCATGGCGGCGCCAACCAGCGCTGGACGCTGGCTGCGCCGTCGCGGCCGGCCCGCTGGAGCGAGGTCATCCCGCTCAGCATCGTACCGGTGGCCGCGGCGCACCTGCCCGATGGCAAGCTGCTGACCTGGTCGGCCTACGACCGGCTGAACTTCGGGGGTGACCACGGCTACACCTACACGGTGATCTTCGACCCGGCCACCTTGACCGGCAGCGAGCGCGTCGTCAGCGAGACCGGCCACGACATGTTCTGCCCCGGCATCGCCAACCTGGCGGACGGCCGCATCCTCGTCAACGGCGGCAGCAGCACCGCCCGCACCAGCATCTACGACCCGGCCACCGCCACCTGGAGCGCCGACGCGCAGATGAACATCGGCCGCGGCTACGAGGGCACGACGCTGCTGGCCAATGGCTCGGTGCTGACGCTGGGCGGCTCCTGGAGCGGCGGCCAGGGCGGCAAGGACGGCGAGCGCTGGACCGCCGGCAGCGGCTGGCAACGGCTGCCCGGCGTGCCAGTGGGCCCGGTCGTGGGAGACGATCCGGAAGGCATCTACCGCGCCGACAACCACCTCTGGCTGCTGACCCTGGCGGGCGGGCGGGTGCTGCATGCAGGGCCGAGCGCCTCGATGAACTGGATCGACGCCGACGGCGAGGGCAGCATCACGTCGGCCGGCCGGCGCGGCGATGATGCCTACGCCATCAACGGCAATGCGGTGCTGTACGACGTGGGCCGCATCCTCAAAGTCGGCGGGGCGCCCGCCTACCAGCGCGGCATCGCGACCAACACCGCGCATGTGATCGAGCACAACGGCCAGCTCAGCGTGCGGCAGGCGGCGCCCATGGCCTATGCGCGCGGCATGCACAACAGCGTGGTGCTGCCCACCGGCGAGGTGCTGGTGATCGGCGGCGTGGCGCAGCCCGCCTCCTTCACCGACGACCGCTCGGTGCTGGTGCCCGAGCTGTGGAATCCGCAGACCGAGCTGTTCACCCGACTGCCACCGATGCGCACGCCACGCAACTACCACAGCGTGGCGCTGCTGCTGCAGGATGGCCGGGTGTTCGCGGGCGGCGGCGGCCTTTGCGGGCCCTGCGCGGTCAACCACCCGAATGCCGAGGTGCTGACCCCACCCTACTTGCTGAACGCCGACGGCAGCCCGGCGACGCGCCCTGCCATCACCGCCGCGCCGGCCAGCGCGCGCCATGGCGAGGTGATCAGCGCCAGCACCGACATGCCAGTGTCCGGCTTTGCCTTGATCCGCCTGTCGTCGGTGACCCACAGCGTCAACAACGACCAGCGCCGCATCCCGCTGCGCGCCTTCAGCAGCGACGGCCAGAACTACAGCCTGACCCTGCCGGCCGACCCTGGCGTGGCGACGCCCGGCCTGTACATGCTGTTCGCCATCAGCAGCCAGGGCGTGCCCAGCGTCGCGCGGGTGCTGCTCCTGCGGCTGGGCTGA
- a CDS encoding tetratricopeptide repeat protein codes for MPAAVLPVPARVAALVLAWATSACAAPQVAPADAPALSAAPSGPQREEIDVALAVYEAGSLQEAERRFRALARKGSPVGRYNLAMMHVLGEAQRPDADEAVRLLEQSAAQGFIRSEYALGQVYELGVAGPPDQPRAVAWYQRAARHGHIDAQVSLGTAYYLGRGIGKDAAQAAQWYRAAAQAGDVGAQYLLASMYESGLGVEQDLRIARYWYEAAARNGDEAAPHKVRELDQRLREVPL; via the coding sequence ATGCCTGCTGCAGTTTTGCCTGTCCCGGCCCGCGTGGCCGCCCTTGTGCTGGCGTGGGCCACCAGCGCCTGTGCCGCGCCGCAGGTCGCGCCGGCCGACGCGCCGGCACTTTCCGCAGCCCCGAGCGGCCCGCAGCGTGAGGAAATCGACGTGGCCCTGGCTGTCTACGAAGCCGGCAGCCTGCAGGAAGCGGAGCGCCGGTTCCGGGCCCTGGCCCGCAAAGGCAGCCCGGTGGGGCGCTACAACCTGGCGATGATGCATGTGCTCGGCGAAGCGCAGCGGCCCGATGCCGACGAGGCGGTGCGGCTGCTGGAACAGTCCGCCGCGCAGGGTTTCATCCGCTCGGAATACGCGCTGGGCCAGGTCTACGAACTTGGCGTCGCCGGTCCGCCCGACCAGCCGCGGGCGGTGGCCTGGTACCAGCGCGCAGCCCGCCACGGCCACATCGACGCGCAGGTGTCGCTCGGCACCGCCTACTACCTGGGCCGGGGCATCGGCAAGGACGCGGCACAGGCGGCGCAGTGGTACCGGGCCGCCGCGCAGGCCGGCGATGTGGGGGCGCAGTACCTGCTCGCGTCGATGTACGAGTCCGGCCTCGGGGTCGAGCAGGACCTGCGCATCGCCCGCTACTGGTATGAGGCCGCCGCGCGCAACGGCGACGAAGCCGCGCCGCACAAGGTGAGGGAGCTCGACCAGCGCCTGCGCGAGGTGCCGCTGTGA
- a CDS encoding DUF493 family protein, translating into MNEIPPEQSLIEYPSQFPIKVMGANVDGFAQAIAEVAARFDPAFDPSGIEMRPSKGANYLGLTITVTATSREQLDELYRTLSSHPMVKVVL; encoded by the coding sequence ATGAATGAAATCCCTCCCGAGCAGTCGCTCATCGAGTACCCCAGCCAGTTCCCGATCAAGGTGATGGGCGCCAACGTCGACGGCTTCGCGCAAGCCATCGCCGAGGTGGCCGCTCGCTTCGACCCGGCCTTCGACCCCTCCGGCATCGAGATGCGCCCCAGCAAGGGGGCCAACTACCTGGGCCTGACCATCACCGTCACCGCCACCAGCCGCGAGCAGCTCGACGAGCTGTACCGGACGCTGTCGTCGCATCCGATGGTGAAGGTGGTGCTCTAG
- a CDS encoding (2Fe-2S) ferredoxin domain-containing protein: MSYYERHIFFCLNQRDNGADCCAAHQAQQGFEHCKARVKAEGLAGAGKVRVNKAGCLDRCAAGPVAVVYPEAVWYTYVDSSDIDEIVESHLKNGQVVERLLVPPGVGR, encoded by the coding sequence ATGAGCTATTACGAGCGCCACATCTTCTTCTGCCTCAACCAGCGCGACAACGGCGCCGACTGCTGCGCAGCCCACCAGGCCCAGCAGGGCTTCGAGCACTGCAAGGCGCGCGTGAAGGCCGAAGGCCTGGCCGGCGCCGGCAAGGTGCGCGTCAACAAGGCGGGCTGCCTTGACCGTTGCGCGGCCGGCCCGGTGGCCGTGGTCTACCCCGAGGCGGTCTGGTACACCTATGTCGACAGCAGCGACATCGACGAGATCGTCGAGTCGCACCTGAAGAACGGCCAGGTCGTCGAACGGCTGCTGGTGCCGCCCGGCGTGGGCCGCTGA
- a CDS encoding D-alanyl-D-alanine carboxypeptidase family protein, whose product MKRRVFAVCLALTLSLTTTAAVQAQALQPPEVAAKSYLLLDMTSRQVLAAREPDAAADPASLTKLMTAYVVFGAIREKKLSREQLLPVSVRAWDERKGGASVMFIEPRMQVSVDDLLKGMIVVSGNDASVALAEGVAGSVENFVVLMNREAQRMGLKKTVFKNVTGITEPGHVTTARDLATLASHIITDFPEFYPLYSLREFKFNNITQPNRNLLLRRDPSVDGMKTGHTASAGYCLVASAQRDLPNGKRRLLSVVLNTSSMETRANESQKLLNWGYGAFDTLKLFEPGKPIATPQVWKGESSEVKLGSAQPIFVTVPKGDADKIKTQIERVDPLVAPLTKGQAVGKLKVTSGNTVVAEAPLVVLEPVEESGIFGRAWDAIRLWIK is encoded by the coding sequence ATGAAACGACGAGTATTTGCTGTATGCCTGGCTCTGACCCTGAGCCTGACCACCACCGCGGCCGTGCAGGCGCAAGCGCTGCAGCCGCCCGAGGTGGCGGCCAAGTCCTACCTGCTGCTGGACATGACGAGCCGCCAGGTGCTGGCCGCCCGCGAGCCCGACGCTGCGGCCGACCCGGCCTCGCTGACCAAGCTGATGACGGCCTATGTCGTCTTTGGCGCCATCCGCGAGAAGAAGCTCTCGCGTGAACAGCTGCTGCCGGTGTCGGTGCGGGCCTGGGACGAGCGCAAGGGCGGCGCGTCGGTGATGTTCATCGAGCCGCGCATGCAGGTGTCGGTGGACGACCTGCTCAAGGGCATGATCGTGGTGTCGGGCAACGATGCCTCGGTGGCGCTGGCCGAGGGCGTCGCCGGCAGCGTCGAGAACTTCGTGGTGCTGATGAACCGCGAGGCCCAGCGCATGGGCCTGAAGAAGACGGTGTTCAAGAACGTCACCGGCATCACCGAGCCGGGCCATGTGACGACCGCGCGCGACTTGGCGACGCTGGCCTCGCACATCATCACCGACTTTCCCGAGTTCTATCCGCTGTATTCGCTGCGCGAATTCAAGTTCAACAACATCACCCAGCCCAACCGCAACCTGCTGCTGCGCCGTGATCCCAGCGTGGACGGCATGAAGACCGGCCACACCGCGTCGGCCGGCTACTGCCTGGTGGCCTCCGCCCAGCGCGACCTGCCGAACGGCAAGCGCCGGCTGCTCAGCGTGGTGCTCAACACCTCCTCGATGGAGACGCGCGCCAACGAGAGCCAGAAGCTGCTCAACTGGGGCTATGGCGCCTTCGACACGCTGAAGCTGTTCGAGCCGGGCAAGCCGATTGCGACGCCGCAAGTGTGGAAGGGCGAGTCCTCCGAGGTGAAGCTGGGCAGCGCCCAGCCCATCTTCGTGACCGTGCCCAAGGGCGATGCGGACAAGATCAAGACCCAGATCGAGCGGGTCGACCCGCTGGTGGCCCCGCTGACCAAGGGCCAGGCCGTCGGCAAGCTGAAGGTGACCTCGGGCAACACCGTGGTGGCGGAAGCGCCGCTGGTGGTGCTCGAACCCGTGGAGGAGAGCGGCATTTTCGGGCGCGCCTGGGATGCCATCCGGCTCTGGATCAAGTAA
- a CDS encoding alpha/beta hydrolase: MNSQTVRQSIDGPAGPIECALDLPAGPAVGLAVIAHPHPLHGGTMDNKVVQTVARAFLQRGWRTVRFNFRGIGGSAGQWDEGRGEIDDMAAVIAHHVQDGEALALAGFSFGAYVASQAAARLGHDRVRHLVLVGPATRNFAVAAVPEHTLVIHGEQDDVVPLAATLDWARPQNLPVIVVPGVGHFFHGQLPLLKNLVARDLA, translated from the coding sequence ATGAATTCCCAGACCGTTCGCCAGAGCATCGACGGCCCGGCCGGCCCGATCGAATGCGCCCTCGACCTGCCCGCGGGTCCAGCGGTGGGCCTGGCCGTCATTGCGCACCCCCACCCGCTGCATGGCGGCACCATGGACAACAAGGTGGTGCAAACCGTCGCGCGGGCCTTCCTGCAGCGTGGCTGGCGCACGGTGCGCTTCAACTTCCGCGGCATTGGCGGCTCGGCCGGCCAGTGGGACGAAGGCCGCGGCGAGATCGACGACATGGCGGCCGTCATCGCCCATCACGTGCAGGACGGCGAGGCGCTGGCGCTGGCCGGCTTCTCCTTTGGTGCTTACGTCGCGTCACAGGCAGCCGCGCGGCTGGGGCACGATCGCGTGCGCCACCTGGTGCTGGTGGGCCCTGCGACACGGAACTTCGCCGTGGCGGCGGTGCCTGAACACACGCTGGTGATCCACGGCGAGCAGGACGACGTGGTGCCGCTGGCCGCGACCCTCGATTGGGCGCGCCCGCAGAACTTGCCGGTGATCGTGGTGCCCGGCGTCGGCCACTTCTTTCACGGGCAACTGCCCCTGCTGAAGAACCTGGTGGCACGCGACCTGGCCTGA
- the lipA gene encoding lipoyl synthase — translation MSTPHVVHEAQDAASYDATAKQKAQAKTARIPIKVVAAETLKKPDWIRVKAGSPSTRFYEIKQILREHKLHTVCEEASCPNIGECFGKGTATFMIMGDKCTRRCPFCDVGHGRPDPLDPDEPLNLAKTIAALRLKYVVITSVDRDDLRDGGAGHFVECIRKTRELSPETRIEILTPDFRGRMDRALDILKAAPPDVMNHNLETAPRLYKEARPGSDYQFSLNLLKRFKEFAPHVPTKSGIMVGLGETDEEILEVMRDMRAHDIDMLTIGQYLAPSGHHLPVRRYVHPDTFKMFEAKAYEMGFSHAAVGAMVRSSYHADQQAHEAGVISSAAG, via the coding sequence ATGTCCACCCCCCATGTCGTCCACGAGGCCCAAGACGCGGCCTCCTACGACGCTACCGCCAAGCAGAAGGCGCAAGCCAAGACGGCCCGCATCCCCATCAAGGTGGTGGCCGCCGAGACCCTGAAGAAGCCGGACTGGATCCGCGTCAAGGCCGGCTCGCCGTCGACCCGCTTCTACGAGATCAAGCAGATCCTGCGCGAGCACAAGCTGCACACGGTCTGCGAGGAAGCGTCCTGCCCCAACATCGGCGAGTGCTTTGGCAAGGGCACCGCCACCTTCATGATCATGGGCGACAAGTGCACCCGTCGTTGCCCCTTCTGCGACGTGGGCCACGGCCGGCCCGACCCACTCGACCCCGACGAGCCGCTCAACCTGGCCAAGACCATCGCCGCGCTGCGCCTGAAGTACGTGGTCATCACCAGCGTCGACCGTGACGACCTGCGTGACGGTGGCGCCGGCCACTTCGTCGAGTGCATCCGCAAGACCCGCGAGCTGTCGCCCGAGACCCGCATCGAGATCCTGACGCCCGACTTCCGCGGCCGCATGGACCGCGCACTGGACATCCTGAAGGCCGCGCCGCCGGACGTGATGAACCACAACCTCGAAACCGCGCCCCGCCTCTACAAGGAAGCGCGCCCCGGCTCCGACTACCAGTTCTCGCTCAACCTGCTGAAGCGCTTCAAGGAGTTCGCGCCGCACGTGCCGACCAAGAGCGGCATCATGGTGGGCCTGGGCGAGACGGACGAGGAGATCCTCGAGGTCATGCGCGACATGCGGGCCCACGACATCGACATGCTGACCATCGGCCAGTACCTGGCCCCCAGCGGCCACCACCTGCCGGTGCGCCGTTATGTGCACCCGGACACCTTCAAGATGTTCGAGGCGAAGGCCTACGAAATGGGTTTCAGCCACGCTGCGGTCGGCGCAATGGTGCGCTCCAGCTACCACGCGGACCAGCAGGCGCACGAGGCCGGGGTGATCAGCAGCGCTGCGGGTTGA
- the lipB gene encoding lipoyl(octanoyl) transferase LipB translates to MQIQVLGRVDYAATQDAMRAFTEGRHPDTPDQLWLCEHPPVFTLGLAGKAEHVLAPGAVPVVQTNRGGQVTYHGPGQVVAYPLVDLRRLGIYVKEYVFRLELAVIQTLETYGITGHRVPGAPGIYVNLAQPGAHERLVGPRPDPFAGLGKVAALGIKVTRHCTYHGVALNVAMDLSPFSGINPCGYAGLTSVDLATLGVSTDWGTAAARLGERLATHLSP, encoded by the coding sequence ATGCAGATCCAAGTGCTGGGCCGCGTCGACTATGCGGCCACCCAAGATGCAATGCGCGCCTTCACCGAGGGCCGCCATCCCGACACGCCCGACCAGCTGTGGCTGTGCGAGCACCCGCCGGTCTTCACGCTGGGCCTGGCCGGCAAGGCGGAACATGTGCTGGCGCCCGGCGCCGTGCCGGTGGTGCAGACCAACCGGGGCGGGCAGGTCACCTACCACGGTCCGGGGCAAGTGGTCGCTTACCCGCTGGTGGACTTGCGACGGCTGGGCATCTATGTGAAGGAATATGTGTTCCGGCTGGAACTCGCCGTGATCCAGACGCTGGAGACCTACGGCATCACCGGCCACCGGGTGCCCGGTGCGCCCGGCATCTATGTCAACCTGGCGCAGCCCGGGGCGCACGAGCGGCTGGTCGGGCCGCGGCCCGATCCCTTCGCCGGCCTGGGCAAGGTGGCCGCGCTCGGCATCAAGGTCACCCGCCACTGCACCTACCACGGCGTGGCGCTGAACGTGGCGATGGATCTGAGTCCCTTCAGCGGGATCAACCCTTGCGGATACGCAGGACTGACGAGCGTCGACTTGGCTACACTCGGGGTTTCCACCGACTGGGGCACCGCTGCCGCTCGCCTTGGCGAGCGTTTGGCGACACACTTGAGCCCCTGA